Proteins encoded within one genomic window of Pseudalkalibacillus sp. SCS-8:
- a CDS encoding DUF420 domain-containing protein — protein MMVQNKSTQQKSYTGIVVVLSILINALVVLLFFLPEYEGETGFDITILPLLNAIFNSFTFVFLLAALWFILRKNIKLHKRFIFAAFTTTALFLVSYVSYHYLAESTSYGGEGPLKYIYYFILITHIILAAVIVPLALLSLVRGLTMQVEKHRKIARWTMPLWLYVSLTGVLVYILISPYY, from the coding sequence ATGATGGTTCAAAATAAATCTACCCAACAGAAGAGTTACACTGGAATCGTGGTCGTACTGTCGATCCTCATCAATGCCCTTGTCGTCCTTTTATTCTTTTTACCGGAATATGAAGGGGAAACGGGCTTTGATATTACGATTCTTCCATTGTTGAATGCAATTTTCAATAGCTTTACTTTTGTCTTTTTACTCGCTGCGTTATGGTTCATCCTGCGTAAAAACATCAAGCTTCACAAACGATTCATTTTCGCAGCATTCACAACCACAGCACTCTTTTTAGTTTCATATGTTTCTTATCACTATTTGGCGGAGTCCACTTCATACGGAGGCGAAGGACCGCTGAAATATATTTATTACTTCATCCTGATTACACATATCATCCTTGCAGCAGTCATTGTTCCTCTTGCACTGTTATCACTTGTTAGAGGCTTGACCATGCAAGTTGAAAAACACCGGAAGATTGCCAGGTGGACGATGCCATTATGGCTATATGTCAGTCTGACAGGAGTACTCGTGTACATCTTGATATCTCCATATTATTAA
- a CDS encoding FUSC family protein, with protein sequence MKMINLTNWIGGRVIKTGLAAFVTALICNLFHLPVLFAVITAIVTVEPTASDSIKKGMIRFPAAMIGAAFAMGFEYFLGPTSLTYALAATLTLLVCHKLRLDAGMLVATLTAVAMIAETEDEHFMSFVVRLSTTLIGLIVSTAINYLILPPHYHEMVRKQVDELYDGAGFILNRFVKGGTPRELQSEYRKLSKDMERAFSLAQYQREEWKYRRHNLKEIREFGILMKKLEYFQKILYHFGNLVYLNIENAKLTPEKVQTIMKAVDSIAAILKDPKHQVHDEHNKLIEQLDELFIYEKERRIQAEHAKTRKHLSVRVAILYELLALEDVLEDLERVCTKERVET encoded by the coding sequence ATGAAGATGATTAATTTAACCAATTGGATCGGTGGGCGGGTGATTAAAACTGGTCTGGCGGCCTTTGTGACGGCGCTGATATGCAACCTGTTTCATTTGCCTGTCCTTTTTGCAGTCATCACGGCGATTGTGACGGTTGAACCGACCGCATCCGATTCCATAAAAAAAGGGATGATCCGCTTTCCGGCAGCAATGATCGGAGCAGCATTCGCGATGGGCTTCGAATATTTTCTCGGTCCCACCTCTCTTACATATGCGTTGGCGGCGACACTTACCCTCCTCGTCTGTCATAAGCTCCGCCTTGATGCAGGTATGCTTGTTGCCACGTTGACGGCTGTCGCGATGATTGCGGAGACAGAGGACGAGCACTTCATGTCTTTCGTCGTCCGTTTATCGACCACGTTAATTGGTCTAATTGTTTCCACAGCAATCAATTATTTGATTTTACCGCCTCACTATCATGAAATGGTCCGGAAGCAGGTCGATGAATTATATGACGGAGCAGGTTTTATTCTGAACAGATTTGTAAAAGGCGGGACACCGCGTGAACTGCAATCGGAGTATCGAAAGCTGAGTAAGGATATGGAACGAGCCTTTTCACTTGCTCAATATCAGCGTGAGGAATGGAAATATCGGCGTCATAATCTCAAGGAAATCCGGGAATTTGGAATACTTATGAAAAAATTGGAATATTTTCAAAAGATTCTTTATCATTTCGGGAATTTAGTATATCTTAATATTGAGAATGCAAAATTAACACCTGAAAAAGTACAGACGATTATGAAAGCTGTCGATTCGATTGCCGCCATTTTGAAGGATCCTAAACATCAGGTTCATGATGAGCATAACAAATTGATCGAGCAGCTTGATGAGTTGTTCATATATGAAAAAGAACGCCGGATTCAAGCCGAACATGCGAAGACGAGGAAACATCTATCCGTCAGGGTCGCAATCCTATACGAATTGTTAGCGCTTGAAGATGTACTGGAGGATTTGGAAAGAGTATGTACGAAAGAAAGGGTTGAAACCTGA
- a CDS encoding SDR family NAD(P)-dependent oxidoreductase, translating to MNTALITGASGGIGRELAYHFARDGHRLVLVARSKQKLDTLAQELQEKYAVQADVIVSDLGKPDAVDNVLKELSTQNITVDILVNNAGFGLYGEFYEIEWEEEKEMMMVNMMALTELTKKLVPQMVERKRGRILNVASTAAFQPGPLMAVYYATKAYVLSFSEALENELQGTGVSVSVLCPGPTDTGFQQRASMEESKLLDTGVMSVERAADIAYNQFKAGKTLIIPGTQNKLLALMIRFLPRKMVTKTVRKVQSPKSSSRITRT from the coding sequence ATGAACACAGCACTTATTACCGGCGCTTCAGGTGGAATCGGTCGTGAGCTTGCCTATCATTTTGCGCGGGATGGACATCGATTGGTTCTCGTTGCAAGGTCGAAACAAAAACTGGATACTTTAGCTCAAGAGCTGCAAGAGAAGTATGCCGTTCAAGCGGATGTCATTGTTTCAGACTTAGGTAAGCCTGATGCTGTAGATAATGTGTTGAAGGAGCTTTCAACGCAAAACATCACAGTCGATATCCTTGTTAATAATGCTGGTTTCGGATTGTACGGCGAGTTTTACGAGATAGAGTGGGAAGAAGAGAAAGAAATGATGATGGTCAACATGATGGCGCTGACCGAGCTTACGAAGAAGCTTGTACCCCAAATGGTAGAGCGGAAAAGAGGAAGGATCCTGAATGTCGCTTCCACGGCTGCTTTTCAGCCGGGTCCATTGATGGCGGTCTATTATGCGACGAAAGCATATGTTCTTTCTTTCTCAGAAGCACTCGAAAATGAACTCCAAGGAACGGGCGTATCTGTATCTGTCCTTTGCCCTGGACCGACCGATACAGGCTTTCAGCAACGTGCAAGCATGGAAGAGTCCAAGCTTCTCGATACTGGTGTCATGAGTGTCGAAAGGGCTGCTGACATTGCCTACAATCAATTCAAAGCAGGGAAGACATTGATCATTCCAGGGACGCAGAATAAGCTGCTTGCACTCATGATTCGTTTCCTGCCAAGAAAGATGGTGACGAAAACAGTCCGCAAGGTCCAAAGCCCAAAGAGCTCAAGTAGAATTACCCGTACTTAG